One region of Zingiber officinale cultivar Zhangliang chromosome 7B, Zo_v1.1, whole genome shotgun sequence genomic DNA includes:
- the LOC122005781 gene encoding protein PYRICULARIA ORYZAE RESISTANCE 21-like produces MGEKEPKIATVIIKVDLECCCCSKKIKSTLCKLQKRFKVNSIVFDDKKGTVTVSGAFNPDCFIKKLCCMAHKVIKDIQIKKPDPPPPPPPPEPKPAPPPPEPTPPPAPDPPPPPAPEPPPPAPEPPPPPAPEPPPKPKPKPKPEPAPPPEVLLKFPMWAFPTPVWPCCYQPCPCYEPRHGCCRCCSCGHVSDGQPPPAAVPPPQPVYYGGFPCFEEQGYKIVCEDEPSYGCSVM; encoded by the exons ATGGGTGAGAAAGAGCCCAAG ATCGCCACAGTCATCATCAAGGTTGATCTCGAATGCTGTTGCTGCTCCAAGAAGATCAAGAGCACTCTGTGCAAGCTCCAGA AGCGATTCAAGGTCAATTCCATCGTTTTCGATGATAAGAAGGGCACGGTCACCGTCTCCGGCGCTTTCAATCCGGACTGCTTCATCAAGAAGCTCTGCTGCATGGCGCACAAGGTGATTAAGGACATCCAAATCAAAAAACCAGACccacctccgccgccgccgccgcccgaGCCAAAACCAGCTCCTCCCCCGCCCGAACCCACCCCGCCGCCCGCACCCGATCCGCCACCGCCACCCGCGCCGGAACCACCTCCGCCGGCCCCAGAGCCGCCGCCCCCTCCCGCACCGGAACCCCCGCCAAAGCCGAAGCCGAAGCCGAAGCCAGAGCCGGCGCCTCCGCCGGAGGTGCTGCTTAAGTTTCCGATGTGGGCGTTCCCGACCCCGGTATGGCCCTGCTGCTACCAGCCGTGTCCCTGCTACGAGCCGCGCCACGGTTGCTGCCGCTGCTGCTCCTGCGGCCACGTCTCCGACGGCCAACCTCCACCGGCGGCCGTTCCTCCTCCGCAGCCAGTGTATTACGGCGGCTTCCCCTGCTTCGAAGAGCAAGGCTACAAGATAGTGTGCGAAGACGAGCCTTCCTATGGCTGCTCCgtcatgtaa